One Rosa chinensis cultivar Old Blush chromosome 3, RchiOBHm-V2, whole genome shotgun sequence DNA window includes the following coding sequences:
- the LOC112194979 gene encoding centromere protein V-like, producing MESEMTVHDGGCHCKNVRWRVQAPTKVVAWSCNCSNCSMRGNTHFIVPSERFELLGNSEQFLTTYSFGSHTAKHTFCKVCGITSFFYPRSNPDGVAITYRCVDPGTLTYVEVNYFDGQNWENSYNQSNIASQSKVDSGN from the coding sequence ATGGAGTCTGAGATGACAGTACATGATGGTGGGTGCCACTGCAAGAATGTAAGATGGCGAGTGCAAGCGCCTACTAAGGTTGTGGCTTGGAGTTGCAACTGTTCGAATTGCTCTATGAGGGGTAACACACATTTCATTGTCCCTTCTGAAAGATTTGAACTCTTGGGTAATTCTGAACAGTTTCTCACAACTTATAGCTTTGGGTCTCACACGGCAAAGCATACTTTCTGTAAGGTCTGTGGGATAACTTCGTTTTTTTATCCACGCTCAAACCCTGATGGGGTTGCCATCACATATAGGTGTGTTGATCCTGGAACACTAACCTATGTTGAGGTCAACTATTTTGATGGCCAAAATTGGGAAAACTCCTACAACCAGTCGAACATTGCTTCGCAGTCAAAGGTGGACTCTGGAAACTAG
- the LOC112192325 gene encoding aldehyde dehydrogenase family 2 member C4 produces MGGQSEGSSTCSEESFVKMPTIKFTKLFINGEFIDSVSGKTFETIDPRTGEVITRVAEGDKEDVDLAVKAARAAFDHGPWPRLPGAERGAIMLKFADLIDEHTEELAKLDTVDAGKLFSCGKAVDIPQVAQTLRYYAGAADKIHGEVLKMSRELQAYTLLEPIGVVGHIIPWNFPSTVLFAKIAPSFAAGCTMVVKPAEQSPLSALYYAHLAKLAGVPDGVLNVITGYGETAGAAITHHMDIDKVSFTGSSEVGREVMQAAAKSNLKEVSLELGGKSPLLIFDDADVDMAADLALLGILFNKGEICMASSRVFVQEGIYDELVKKLTEKAKDWVVGDPFDPNVRQGPQVDKTQYEKILTYIEHGKRQGATLLIGGKPVGKKGYFIEPTVFTDVKDDMLIATDEIFGPVMSLMKFKTIEEGIERANKTKYGLAAGIVTKNIDVANTVSRSIRAGTIWINCYFALSIDVPFGGYKMSGFGKDYGMQGLHKYLHTKSVVTPIYNSPWL; encoded by the exons ATGGGTGGCCAAAGTGAGGGAAGCTCTACATGTTCCGAGGAGTCTTTTGTGAAGATGCCAACGATAAAGTTCACCAAGCTCTTCATCAATGGAGAATTCATCGATTCCGTTTCAG GAAAAACATTCGAGACGATAGATCCAAGAACAGGGGAGGTGATAACCAGAGTGGCAGAAGGAGATAAGGAAGACGTGGATTTGGCCGTGAAAGCTGCACGCGCCGCCTTTGACCATGGCCCCTGGCCTCGCTTACCCGGCGCT GAGAGGGGAGCGATTATGTTGAAGTTTGCAGACTTGATTGATGAACACACCGAAGAACTGGCCAAGTTGGATACAGTTGATGCTGGGAAGTTGTTCAGTTGTGGCAAAGCCGTAGACATACCTCAGGTAGCACAAACTCTACGTTACTATGCTGGTGCAGCTGATAAAATTCACGGAGAGGTGCTCAAAATGTCGCGCGAGCTTCAAGCTTATACATTACTTGAACCCATTGGAGTTGTCGGACACATCATTCCATGGAATTTTCCCAGCACCGTGTTATTTGCTAAGATTGCTCCTTCCTTTGCAGCTGGTTGCACAATGGTTGTCAAACCTGCTGAGCAATCACCTCTTTCGGCTCTGTATTATGCTCATCTAGCTAAGTTG GCTGGTGTTCCTGATGGAGTGCTCAATGTCATCACTGGGTATGGAGAGACTGCTGGTGCTGCCATCACCCATCATATGGACATTGACAAA GTCAGTTTTACTGGTTCCTCAGAGGTTGGCCGTGAAGTAATGCAGGCTGCAGCAAAGAGTAATTTAAAAGAAGTTTCACTTGAACTAGGGGGCAAGTCACCCCTATTGATTTTTGATGATGCTGATGTAGACATGGCTGCTGACCTTGCTCTCCTGGGGATTCTCTTCAACAAA GGAGAAATTTGCATGGCAAGTTCTCGTGTTTTTGTTCAAGAAGGGATTTATGATGAACTTGTCAAGAAGTTGACAGAGAAGGCAAAAGATTGGGTTGTTGGAGATCCTTTTGATCCTAATGTTCGTCAAGGACCCCAG GTAGATAAAACGCAGTATGAGAAAATCTTGACCTACATTGAGCATGGCAAAAGACAAGGAGCAACTTTGTTAATAGGGGGCAAGCCTGTGGGGAAGAAGGGTTATTTCATTGAGCCAACAGTATTCACTGATGTCAAG GATGACATGCTTATAGCGACGGATGAAATATTCGGACCTGTCATGTCGCTAATGAAGTTCAA GACAATTGAGGAGGGAATAGAGAGAGCCAACAAAACCAAATATGGCCTAGCAGCCGGCATTGTAACCAAGAACATCGATGTGGCCAACACCGTCTCAAGATCTATCCGTGCGGGCACTATATGGATCAACTGCTACTTCGCCTTAAGCATCGATGTCCCTTTTGGAGGATACAAGATGAGCGGCTTTGGAAAAGACTATGGTATGCAGGGCCTCCACAAGTATCTGCATACTAAATCTGTGGTCACTCCCATTTATAACTCTCCCTGGCTCTGA